One Kushneria konosiri genomic window, TGTTCGTGCCGAGCATCCCGAGCAGACCATGGCGCGGGCGCAGACCTACAGGGCCTGTGCCTTTGAAGGCCCGACAGGCCCGGGCGAGCTTCGCCTGCCGGCCATTCGCGGCATCAACGACAGTCTGATCTATCTGGTAGACCCGGAGACTGCCCGCGACCGGCAATGGCGCACCGACTTTCTTCTGTTCGAGGCCTCCGACCACCTTGAGGCCGGCATCACCGGCATCGATCATCTCTCCACGGCCGTGGCGCCCACGCAGCGGCTGCGCTGGCAGCTCTTCTTTCGCACCGTGTTCGGCCTTGAGGCCAGCACCGAACATGAAATGGTCGACCCCAACGGGCTGGTCGTCAGTCAGACGCTGGTGAGCCAGGATCAGACCCTTCGTCTGGTGCTCAACACCTCGCCTGCCCATGACACACTGCCCGGACGCTTCATGAATGAGGGCCGGGGCGGCATTCAGCAGATCGCACTGGCCACCAACGACATCTTCGCCACGCTGGATCAATTGATCGCCAGGGGCCTGAGTCTGGTGCCCATCCCGGACAACTACTACGACGATCTGGCGGCCCGCACCGAGCTGGACGACGCGCTTCTGGAGGCCATGCGCGCGCGCCACATCCTTTATGATCAAAGCGAGCATGGCGAATTCCTTCACGCCTATACCGATCTGTTTGACGGGCGCTTTCATTTCGAGATCACCGAGCGTCGTGGTGACTATACCCAGTTCGGCGCCGTCAATGCCCCGATCCGATTGGCCGCACAGTCACGCCGTCATACCGTGACGGCACGGGCATCCTGACCGCATCGGTCGTTGGCATGAGGGCGTGATGCAACCGGGCACCGGCCGTGGCAGGATAGCGCTTTCGACCCGGCCGCTGCCGCGTCACGCCCCCACTGCCCGGAGTCACAATGAACGTTTTGATCCTCAACGGCCCCAACCTGAATCTGCTGGGCAAGCGCGAGCCCGATATCTATGGCCATGAGACGCTGGCCGACATCGAAAACGCCATTCGCCACCGCGCCTTCGACCAGGGCGTGAGCACCGATTTTCTCCAGACCAATCACGAAGGCGTGATGCTCGATCGCATCCATGAGGCGCGCGGACGCTTTGAGGCCATCGTCATCAATCCGGCCGCCTGGTCGCACACCTCGGTGGCCCTGCTGGATGCGCTCAAGGCCTTTGAAGGACGCGTGATCGAGGTACATCTGTCCAACATCCATACCCGCGAGGCGTTTCGCCACCACTCGTATATCTCTTCGCGCGCCGAGGCGGTCATTGCGGGCATGGGCAGCTTCGGCTATCTCGCCGCCATCGATTTTCTGGCGCGCTGACACCACAGCTCAAAAAGCGTCGAGCCCATCACGAGACCGTCAGGCGGCCTGCGTTGCCGCGTTGAGACAAGGATGATCCATGAGCAGCATCGTTGATGCGCTGTCCCCGCTCTTTGCCCTGATCGCGCTGGGCGCCGTGCTGGGCTGGGCGCGCTTTCCCGGCGGTGAATTCTGGCCGCGGCTCGAGCGCTTTATCTACTACCTGCTGTTTCCGGCCATGCTGGTGGCCACGCTTGCCTCCGCCGAGGTCAGCCGGGTATCGGTGCTGCCGCTGGCGATCACGCTGGTGGGTACCATGGTCCTGCTGGGTGGCGTGCTGTGGCTGGCACGTGGCTGGCTGGCGCTGTCACCGCCGGTGTTTACCTCGGCCTTTCAGGGCGTGGTGCGCTTTAACACCTATGTCGGCGTGGCCGGTGCTGCAGCGCTTTACGGCGAGCCGGGGCTGACCGTGGCGGCCGTCGCCATCGCCCTGATGGTGCCCACGGCCAATATCCTCTGCGTACTGGCCTTTATCGTCTCCGGGACGCAGGGGCCGGCCAGTGTCGGCAAGAGCATGCTGGCACTGGTGCGCAATCCGCTGATTCTGGCCTGTCTGGCGGGCGTTGGGCTCAACGTCAGCGGTATCGGGCTGCCCGGCGTCAGCGCTCCGGCCATCGAGCTTCTGGGACAGGCGGCCCTGCCGCTGGGACTGGTGGCAGTGGGGGTAGCCCTGCGCCCGAAAGCACTGTGGCGCGGGGGCCGAGCGTTCTGGCTTTC contains:
- a CDS encoding AEC family transporter produces the protein MSSIVDALSPLFALIALGAVLGWARFPGGEFWPRLERFIYYLLFPAMLVATLASAEVSRVSVLPLAITLVGTMVLLGGVLWLARGWLALSPPVFTSAFQGVVRFNTYVGVAGAAALYGEPGLTVAAVAIALMVPTANILCVLAFIVSGTQGPASVGKSMLALVRNPLILACLAGVGLNVSGIGLPGVSAPAIELLGQAALPLGLVAVGVALRPKALWRGGRAFWLSSVLKLIITPLLVLGLAWLFGLHGVDLGVALLFAALPTATSAYILARQLGGDAELMAAIITGQTLLAMLAMPVMLELLGAF
- the aroQ gene encoding type II 3-dehydroquinate dehydratase, whose product is MNVLILNGPNLNLLGKREPDIYGHETLADIENAIRHRAFDQGVSTDFLQTNHEGVMLDRIHEARGRFEAIVINPAAWSHTSVALLDALKAFEGRVIEVHLSNIHTREAFRHHSYISSRAEAVIAGMGSFGYLAAIDFLAR